The Acipenser ruthenus chromosome 30, fAciRut3.2 maternal haplotype, whole genome shotgun sequence genome includes the window tttttttaaatgggagaATTAGCTATTTACTAAGCTAACCCTATGATAAACATAGCCAGGTAGACAATCGTTTAGGACAGAGCTTTCTTCAGTGCACTGCTCAagacgtttgtctacttgacttagttttacCTTAGAGTTCTGAAGTTAAACAATTAACTCAAAATCTTTAATACCTAAtatcttttaaaaagtaaaaatgcaCCCAACAATGATGGCAATCCAGAATTAAACATACtctttttataattgtaattggaCCAATGTCAGAgaagttactttaaaaaataaatttgttaCAGTCACAGGTTCCTTGAACAaaaaacatattactttgaagaaaaacaaaacaaaaaaaaactagttaCAGCGATAAAGTTGCTTCTCAGACACACTCTACATGTTGCGGAGATATTGTTTTGGGGGTTTTGGCCAGGCTGTAGCTCGAAATCTTCTTTGAAGATCCAACTATTGAACCCACTCGTTCTCTTCTCTGACcccattttctagcaagatgatatAGAAATTGACATGTGAGGgttgacttgcactgttgaagcgctTTCTGGTTTCCATCTACACTAGGTGtagtcctttaaaaaaatatttttactaaAAGTaaccatgttattttttatataaaatgtagtctgaaaaaaggaaccattacagtaacaaattactgaaaatgtaatcagattataGTAATCTGTAACTAAACAGTTAATTGAACACTATTGAAAAGCGAATGTTTTACCCTCCATGTAGCCCCCTCTCATTCATTTCCTTACCTGTTGTTTCTGACTGTGCTGCACTGGTATGCTTATCTGCATAGGGGTTTCCCAGGAACAGTCCCCCACCATCCTCCACTGCTCTGGGGCTACACTCACTAATTAAACATGGTGAGATGACTGGGTTGCCAAGGTAACCTAGCTCCTCACTCTTTCTATCCAGCTGGGTGTCAGTTTGACCGTCACTGGGATCGGAGTCTGCTTGTGGGTCAGTATAGGAGACAGAGCGTGCTTCAGagctgcagtacagcagtgaAGTCACAGTGCTGAGCGCTGTGCTTTGTGTTGACTGTATTTGTGTCCAGTGTTCTCCTACTTTGCTGTCTGTATTGTGGGCACATTCTTCTACACAGGTGCTCTCATCCATTTGGCTCTTCACATCAGTAGCTGGGGAAAGAACAGACAGAAAATCAAGCAGTGTCCCAACTCAAGACAACACAGGCATAGATTGGACGTGTTATACCCTGAGCATCGCGAATAATGTAAGCTTAATAAGTTAAATTATGGAAACCTAATAATTTAAAGATGccaatttattaagtttcttttagtatttttaagtTCAAGAGTAAGtcgcttcaaatgtcattataATTAATATTGATGGTGCTTCATTCTGAtcggttctgggttctgttcctcCAATACAGAGCTGGATTGTCTCGGAATGGTTGCACACATCAGAGAATAGTACAGGAAATGGAACGCTCCTGAATTCTGGAATGCTCTACCttcttctgtcagggaagctgttttcaagatgtatttttttttgtttgttttagactctgttaattgttctatttctacaaactagcttttttacaattaaaaccacctttttatcactttttaatttctgtttttatcaaattctgtattagactgtttttaattgaatggtttaattgttcatttgtgtgtgtgtgtttgtgtgtgtgtgtgtgtgtgtgtgtgtgtgtgtgtgtgtgtgtgtgtgtgtgtgtgaagcgctttggaATTCGTGTGATGATAGGCGCTATTACTGTTGTAAAGAAAgcaataaaatgacatttaaaggtTGAAGGAAATATACAAACAAGACACCCTGTAAACTGCCTGGTTAAATACAATAACAGCATTGCAAATCATTGGAACAGTGATTATAATAAAAGGTAGGACAACATGTCCTTGAATAAAAGGGCCAGGATTGCAACACTAACCTTCCATAACGATTCCTGCTGAGGGTTCCTCTCCAGCCCCCGACACTTCCGCAGGGTCCCACCTCCCTGCCCAGCGCGCCGCGGCCACGGCCAGGTTGAAGAGGACCCCGAGGGCCCCAGCCGCTCCTGCCAGGGCAGGCCTCTGGATGGGGTGTGGTCGCAGGAGGTGGCTGAGGATATCCAGTGAGACAGAGATGCAGAGCGAGGCGAGGAGCAGAGCAGACACCATGGCCCCCAGGGGTCGCAGCCTCTTCCAGCCGTACGAGCGTGAGGGGGCCCCGAGGTGGCGGGCAGCCAGGCGGTCCACAGCGGGGAGGCACAGGAGCAGGAAGATGAAGAGGGTGTGGAAGGAGTCCACCGTATTGATGAGCGAGTTACACAGCCGACTGACGATCAGCTCTGTCACGAAACACAGCAGAGTCACTGCCAGCAAGCAGCAGTACAGGGGACTGAGAACAGAGCTGGCCATTCTGAGGGGGAACAAGGACATGTTAAGAATGGGGTGGGGGCGAGACATCTGCCAGGTTAATAGTTACACTGGTGTACTTGAAGATTGGACATGATTCTCAGGCCTCTATCAAGGCTACTTGGGTGCTTTGAAATCCTGAGGTTTAAAAAGTTACTGAAATTTGATGACAGAAACAAATACACAAGGTGAATTTACAAAGAAGATTCAGTCACATTCCTCAGACTGCGTCTCTCTAGCACATGGTCATGTAGTTTCTCCAAATTAAATTCAGTACACTGCATCTGAAGTCAACATGCTAATTACTTGAACTGCCAAGCACCGCAATGACTCTGCctcaccacaagagggagagtaATCTGGtattaaaaacagacaaacatGACTAGACTGCAGAAATAGTGAAATGTGATGTTGAAACTCTGTATTGGACAGTATGTGGCTGTTTGggatcagagttttttttttttttttttgtagaagcTCAGAATCTGGCATCAGGTTTTTTTAGAAGCTCCAAATGGGGATTTTCAGTACTGGGAGGGGAATTTTAGCTTACATTCCTACCAGTTTGGCTTTAAGAACGTTGGAGTTGTAAacaagtgttttaatgttataaattAGATAAAATATATAAGGTCTAATTGTATATTAGGTCTgattattaattaatatttaaatcatacagaaataaaatggtGTTTTTCACCTTTCAAAAAACCTGGAGTTAGTAACCGGTACAGACTTGAGCAAATGATTTAAACATATGGACCctcttcacaaagctttaacacatgtagcattaaaaaaatattttgatgaTATTTCTATTTTACAATCTGTTTAGTTTAATGAATATTAGTATGTGGctatatgtaatttaatatagtGAAGATGTATAGTGATATATGGAAAATATTAAATAGTAAAAACTGCTTTGTGGTCAAACACAATACCAAACAAAATGGGATCAATATGTAATTACAAACTTCTGGAAACTTCTCTTGAAATAGCAAGCAAACAAAAATGAGATTATTTTAGCTGCTTTGAACTGGTGAAAaatgcttataataataataataataataataataataataataataataataataataataataataatatgtacaggatcaaatatataaatagataaaaaaaaatacaaagaaaaaacttTTCCTCACTCCCTCATATCcctctttataataataattcctgCTGGATTATGAAAAGGATAAATGCACATTCAAAtcttttcaaaattaaatatcaTACATATCAATTCATGGACAATTAGTTAACAAATCATCAGTTAATTCCTCAACACAGTTTATGTTTTTACCTTCAATATGTCGAAGGTTCCCAGTCAGAAACTccaatttcagtttgtttttttttgtttttttttacctttgattCACTAGTGCTTGCAAGACTCTGCTACAATCCCTAGTTGAATTATATAGTTCTCCACAGTATCCAGAACACCAAGCCTCTCtcttgctcctctctctctctccctttctctcccctTTTCTTGCTCTCTCCCTCGGTTTCCcttctccccctttctctcctctctccccctctctctctctctctctctctctctctctctctctctcgtttatGTAGTCAAACTCATTCTGATCATGTGAGATGTAGAATCCGCCAGTTTATTCcacactgaattttttttttatatatataaacttaagcTGATCTTTGGCATTAATTTCTGTGGGGTCAGAAATCTTGCCTTTAGTTTTAATCCACCCACATCCATTCCAGAGAACTTTGAGATGCTGTGTGCTGAATCCCAAATGAAACAAAGAACTTTTTATCATGTTGCAGCCCCTGAGCCATATTGACCATGTGTATCAACGCTCTATTAATTTCAATGTTTTTCCCATTAACAGcatgaaataaatattgaatttGATTTAGGACGACTAGCAGATAATAGCCAGCACATCACTGAAGGGCTTTGTTTTCCTCGTGGAGTGCAGTAGGTATTACTTCCAGATTCGGGGGACAAGGTGTCAGGTAGGTTATAAAGGATAACAGACCACTTTTAGCTTTTGAGTTTTCCAAACATTGACATATAAGAGTTTTTTGAAGACTAAAGCTCAATGTTCACTTTATTAAACTGACTGATCAGAGGTGAAGTGTCAGTCCAGTTCATGTGTGAAGCGCGTGACATACTGCATGCTATACCATTGTCTGCGGCAAAGCTAACACGGAGGATCTGTTTTGACAGTGTGaaaatttgtgtttttaaaaacagtctTTCCACATTGTTTAATGATGGCTGCTGGGAGCTGGCTCAGTGATTTGGCTAGGGGCCTGGAGGCAGTGGAGGTCAATGggattgggggaggggggggcagggGCTCCAGAGGAATTAATTTCAAGGACAGTAGTGTTGTAAAGTTCTGTACACAGGCAGTGCTGTATGGCAGGACTGAATCTTATTGGATGCATCTCAATGCATGTCCTTGACTGTGTTATTGATAAGATAGAAGCTTTAGTTGTTCAGTCTTTTACTTACAATTGGGCAGAAAAGTGGcgattaaatgtaattttaacaaTCATAAAGGATTCAGATATCTCAGCACCCAGACAGCATGGAGAGgtaattaaaaagacaaacagtaGGTTTGGCTGTACAGTAAAGTATACGGCCACCGCTGCCTCTCAACTGACACTGACACAGTCTTGATTTGCTTGTATTGACATTAATGTCACTTTCTTATAAATGAATGCGTTgcgtgtgtagggtgtctcttaacAATATAAGATATgccatctcgtgcagtttgattCAACTGTGTGAAAATATATCTGTTATAGTATTAGACGCACAGCATTCTAACTttcaataaaacacagaaaataactTTGTACTAATGAACCACTACGAGATACATTCCTGTTGTCGTTTGTTAACTTGAGAGCTATGGTGTTGGCATTTTGACAGATCTTTCACAGTGAATCGTTGAATTCTCATAACTTGGATGCAGCGGATTTGAGTTATTTAAAAGGTATTAATATTTCACAAGAACTCCTAGGTACCTTGAAAAGCAATGATACACTCCTGTTTCACTATATagtcaaaagtgtagagtacaaatcaaaggagcGTACGTTGGGGTTGTTTAACGTACTGGCGAGCCCGCACTTTCAACTTTGGCtctggagagagtccagcgatGAACAGCCAGACTCATCCCAGCGCTGAAAAGAGTCTGTTTGAAGAGTAGGTTGAGTGAACTGAATCTCTTTAGGATCAGGAGAGACTCAATCAGTTTTGAAATCCTAAAAGGATTCGACAGGAGTTAATCCGTGTCAGTATTTGAAGCTCAGCGCAGAGACCCAAACAGTAGGAAAGTGGCGGCTGAAGGTAacagagagaatcacagaaaGAGTGGCTAGTTTATGGAATGCGTTATCAAGTAACGTGCAGAATCCCCGGATTCAACTTGACAAAGCTTTGGGATGGATCAGCTACTAGGAATCGGACGAACATTAATGGGCCCAATTGCCTCctcttgtttttgtaattttccTTTATAGAACCTACGAAAACACAGGTTCCTGTTACGTTTTGGTGACTataaatataaacacattgccGGAGAATGCAATCGCCAGGATATCAGTTTGTAGTGTGATGTCTTGCTTAGGggcttatttaattaattatttaattgaccccTCAAAGGATCAGGACTCTTAACAAACATGATACGATTTGAACCCTAGCATGTGAGCTTATGTCGAGTAttcccacattttattttgtattatttgttttcttttagaagGAGGTGCAgatattattttcttatttgtttaaaAAGCAACCATCGACAATCACGGTAGCTTTCTTGTCAAGCTAGTCAGTTGTAGAAACAGTAAAtacactgtttctttttttcatactgAACTTGGGAATATTTCGTTCTTTCAACAAACCTTTGTTCTGTCTAGCGCTGTATTCTGGTCATATGAAAGTCACCAGTTTTGTTAGCAACagtttcaaaaacttttttttctgtgaaaacaAGCCCCGTTCTTTGAATTCCCCCAGGCAAGGTTAAAAGTGCCTTGGTTTATAAAATGTTACATATTTCGTACAAAAGGGGTCATGGTCATTTAGCTActtattccaaaatgtaaaaataacataaataaaactcACAAACGTTATGACAGTAATTTCATTAATTATGTATTGTAACATGCCAAATTATGTCAGCTTCCGTCGTGGGCACTCTGGTCTCGGGGGCACAAATTTGCCGACTGGCACAGCGTTCAGGACCACCTAAAACGGATTATGAAAGCTTTTcagtggcttggtttacatgaaGCTTTGGCAATCATCATTTTTCTCTACAGTTAAAAGCCACGCAAATGAAACCGCTGAGACGCAGCCCTGGCAAGTACCTTTGAGCTACCATGAAGTAACCATGCACAGTTGCTTGAGCACTTTTCTGCATATAAATGTCTATAAAGTTATGCGCTTATATTTGAGGGTTCACTTATGCGCGAATTTGGCCGCGTAGTGTTTGCAAGTtgaatatacaaatataaaatgcataACCAATAAAGACATCTTTTGTCGCTATTCTACAACAGAGTTTTATGTGAAGGGCTGTAAATAGATTGTTGTAAACATACAGTACCCTTACTGTATTTGATTTAAAACGCGTAATACATTAGTGTAGCTTGTGTTTAAGGATTACATAGTTACAACAAAGAAGAAAAGCAGACGAGTGAAGAAGTTGACATGTTGCTACAGCAACTTAGTtacttgtttagttttttttattatgaacatGGCAGAATTAAAGAAAGGCAGTGGACAGATGTCGAATGCTCTGTTTAATCAGAaggtttgtaaagaaaaaaacatgtatgttaTTCGAATGGTTGTTCagcagtacaaaacaaacaacgATGTATGTTCATTTCCATGTATTTGTCAATACAGTACTGAACTAATAGACTAAGAATCCCTTTGGGAAAGACATCAGGGTAAGTAATGGATGTTTGTGTTGGGCGGTTTCCATGACAGTTCTGGTGCGTGTAAATATTACAATGATAAGGTTTAAGTTTTATATCTACACAATACAAACCAGTCAAATATTTCCCAGCGTTTAGCTAAAATAGCAAACCTAGAgtcatatttaatacattttgcaacGTTTTTCTTGCCTTAAAAAAAAGTAGACATAGCGTCTGGACTGACCTAACGTTTATGTCACTCACTGACCCAAAATTCATAAATACAGTTGAAACATTTTTGTAAACATGGATTGAGAATGCAACCCTCCATCAGACCACGTCAATGAAGTGTTTCAATGTACAATACTAAATGTGGCCACACAATGGCAGCATATGGTTATGTTTATGCAGTACAGGTTGTTGTTTCAGACTCATAACTGGCGATTCATTGTTTCTGTGTAAATGTTTCCACGTGAATACATACTTGTTTTCAGTATCGTTTCTACGGTTATCATAGAAATCAAGTCAATTAAACAAACCGTTTAGCACAGGCGTTCATCAGAACATTTCTTATCTGGCTTCTGAGTATCTCATAAGTTTCTGAGATCAATCCACTACTGGGAACCGCACAAACACTGATGGACCATTCGGCCGCGGACTGGTCAAGCAGTCATCCTCTGGGCTCAGTGTTTGCAATTCCATTCCAGTCCCGTTTGTGTATTGATAGAACAAAGAAACGCAATCACAATAGTGCCTACTGGATTTTCACAAAACTCAGTGCTTTCTCGCAGAttgcatgcatttttaaaagcTATGCATCTTAACTGAAAATATCAAATGAATAAATCAAACACATGAGAGACAGCAGAAATTAGGAACCCCTTTATTTCAACCAAGATTATACAAGAAACCCAGAAATGCAGTAaaacacacactgttctgtttCTAGATTCTTGAAGCAGGTATCGGCCTGGTGAAAGCCACTTCTAATAAACAGAATGAAATATATTAAACTTTCTCTTAAATCTATTTATTAATCCAAGTCTGCTTGTACTCAAAAACGGTAGCAGAAATTCTGGGTACAACATGGTTTCATCAGAGGTCATTGTCAGATAAAGACACATATTGATTTACACACGTTTTGTACTATTTTAGGGGCGTGCCACCCAAACTTTAATTAAAAATCAGAATGTAGAACAAGGTAAAACTATTAAGTCAAGTAGACTTGTTTCTGCTTTTGCCTCCAACACTGTACACTGCCGAAGAAACCAGCTGAAACGTGTTGTTATAAATTGTACATTGCATTATGAATGAGTGTTTGGGATTATatagaataagaaaataatagagaatcataaatcagcacattttatattttttgtaatgattAAATCCACTGCACATTGTTTAGCGTCTGCATCCTTCCATGAAGAAAGCATCGCTATTCATCATTCACTATTGAGCAGGTTCTGTATTTTTCCTACAAGTTACAGGCAAAAATACTTACTATGAAAGTTGTTTTagctttaatggaactaccagaGTATATCTGCAGAAATCAACGTGTCTgttgacacatttttatttttcccccacgTGTATTGGATGCCATGTAGGTTCGCTAATATAGGGTCATTTTTTCTTGTGAGCGACATCTTTAACCAACTTCAGCATGTTGTTTAGCACTGAaataaattggaaaaaaaaatgcatagagaGGAAATGACCTTAAAAACTAGAAAACTTGCACTAGTGGGCCAACATTGACAAGTCCACTCCCGCAGCTGTGTTCCATTacaggtgaaacaacttccatagtgtGGTTAAAACAAACATCTGCACTGCCTGTCCCAGCCCCCTTCCTCTTTGCAAATTgccataacaaaaacacaactacaAAAGAGCATTGTGGAGGTCTTTCTTGTACAGGGATAATACAGCAGTAAGGGCAGGTCAAATCAGATGGCCAAAAATGTTGCTTTTGTGATGCAATGCAATGGGGAGTGACGGTACCATGTAAACCCCATACCTGCCAACCTCTAATCAGAACTACATGAAATATTCACTGGTAATAGAGCACTAGTCTTTTGGTTTGGGTTAACATTTTGTACATTAAGAAGGCACACATTACATACTACTGTATTCAGGGGAATATGCAATTACTGTTGTATGCCTGATCAATGCATGTGTTCATAATCCAAATTAATATACTTTGAATCAAAActtattttgttaaaacaaatcTACATCTATCAAAAGAAATTGCATTTTGAACCACTTTCGATTCTTGCTGTTTAATTTGTGTTCAAAATAGTTAGACCGAGGTGGCAAAATCAATCAGAATGAATGAGATCACATATAAAAAGTGACCTCATTAACCTTCTTAAATTGTGATAAACTTGATTTAAACTAGGTCGACACATGTACAAAATAGCCCATCAATGTGTGAACTGTGTATCAGAAACTAGATTCAAGATGACTTTCAGGCTGTGTCACAGAATCTGTGCTCCAGAAACCCATAAGATTTTGAACTAAGAGCACATGAAAACATCTGTGTGAGTTTTAGGTTTGTTTGGACTGGACACATTCAGAAATCTCAATTAATTTCACATCTGCACGAAGCTCCTTTTCTCTGTTGAATTGAGCAGTTATGTTACATAACCTACACACAAGAAAACATATCCCATGCAGGCAGatgtgtgtcattttaaaaagcattttaggTATCAGACAGACTCGGGGTACTGAACAGAGCTCGGATACAATAAAGCACAGGAAAAAGACTGCAAAGAAAACAAATCCTAACAATACAGAGATAAGAGACAAATAACAGTTCAACAAAATTGGATATAggggtctatttaattgatctacactgtgatctaaataccaccactgagGTTATGAAAACCAGGAGTCTGCATGTGCGTTTCTTTAG containing:
- the LOC117395260 gene encoding proton-coupled zinc antiporter SLC30A1 isoform X1; protein product: MASSVLSPLYCCLLAVTLLCFVTELIVSRLCNSLINTVDSFHTLFIFLLLCLPAVDRLAARHLGAPSRSYGWKRLRPLGAMVSALLLASLCISVSLDILSHLLRPHPIQRPALAGAAGALGVLFNLAVAAARWAGRWDPAEVSGAGEEPSAGIVMEATDVKSQMDESTCVEECAHNTDSKVGEHWTQIQSTQSTALSTVTSLLYCSSEARSVSYTDPQADSDPSDGQTDTQLDRKSEELGYLGNPVISPCLISECSPRAVEDGGGLFLGNPYADKHTSAAQSETTANGEVETEQRSMQILKDMEKTHSGGILSALDKVKCILGPLLVLANGLVHLMSHDCLYSGHCHLYLYLDPAFSLVTVVILLTTALPYLRRYGFLLLQGVPVHIRLESLRERILKLPGVLVIHELHVWQLSESYTVASVHVHCSSVVSFPDLAVEIKELFRSVGVHSSTVQPEFSPRLQQTEQMLGLCDLACGRECAKKLCCQWRTEKEQQGPPPGEVLGLEEHPRELVIENMYL